One Aspergillus oryzae RIB40 DNA, chromosome 2 genomic window carries:
- a CDS encoding uroporphyrinogen decarboxylase HEM12 (uroporphyrinogen decarboxylase) → MFQALFGFVCPCRGHSENYVHTTVPVLPLMQEQFASLKNDLLLRAARAGRYLPEYHEAKGGRDFFECCRSPEIASTLTIQPVERYAGLIDAAIIFSDILVIPQAMGMQVEMVDKKGPHFPEPLKSPDDGQYEKVMQKQVDVKEELDYVYKAIRLTRHKLQGRVPLIGFCGAPWTLLCYMVEGGGSKMFVQSKTWVYKYPKESQALLQKIAEICVEYLALQVAAGAQLVQVFDSWAGELSPASFKSFSLPYLRHISANLPKRLKEMGLEPVPMTVFAKGAWYALDDLCESGYNVVGLDWLHDPAEARRIANGRVTIQGNADPGMLYGGRAAITETVETMVKGFEKGKQGWIANLGHGVTPFVKPDDLKFFFEEIHRLTA, encoded by the exons ATGTTTCAAGCTTTATTTGGATTTGTATGCCCTTGTAGGGGACATTCAGAAaattatgtacatactaccgTACCAGTACTTCCTCTG ATGCAGGAACAATTTGCTTCATTGAAGAATGACCTTTTGCTAAGGGCCGCAAGAG CTGGACGCTATCTCCCCGAATACCACGAAGCTAAAGGAGGTCGCGACTTTTTTGAATGCTGCCGCAGCCCAGAAATCGCCTCAACGCTGACTATCCAGCCCGTGGAACGGTATGCAGGGCTTATCGATGCCGCAATCATCTTCTCTGATATTCTGGTCATTCCCCAGGCTATGGGAATGCAGGTTGAGATGGTTGACAAGAAGGGACCCCACTTCCCTGAACCGCTGAAGTCGCCGGACGACGGACAGTACGAGAAAGTGATGCAGAAGCAGGTCGATGTTAAGGAGGAGCTTGACTATGTTTACAAGGCCATCCGGCTCACCCGGCATAAGTTGCAGGGCCGTGTCCCGCTCATTGGTTTCTGCGGTGCTCCATGGACCCTCCTATGCTACATGGTTGAAGGCGGCGGAAGCAAGATGTTTGTTCAGTCGAAAACGTGGGTCTACAAGTACCCAAAGGAATCCCAGGCATTGCTGCAGAAGATCGCAGAGATCTGTGTGGAATACCTTGCTCTTCAGGTTGCCGCAGGCGCCCAGTTGGTCCAAGTCTTCGACTCATGGGCTGGTGAACTTTCTCCGGCCTCGTTCAAGTCATTCTCGCTCCCATATCTGCGCCACATTTCCGCCAATCTGCCCAAGCGGCTGAAGGAAATGGGACTGGAACCAGTGCCCATGACTGTTTTCGCCAAGGGCGCATGGTATGCACTTGATGACCTTTGCGAATCCGGCTATAACGTTGTTGGGCTTGACTGGCTACATGATCCGGCGGAAGCTAGGCGAATTGCGAATGGTCGGGTCACCATCCAGGGTAATGCCGATCCCGGCATGCTCTACGGTGGTCGTGCTGCCATCACAGAAACTGTCGAGACCATGGTTAAAGGTTTCGAGAAGGGTAAGCAAGGATGGATTGCGAACTTGGGCCATG GTGTAACTCCATTTGTCAAGCCTGATGATCTCAAATTCTTTTTTGAGGAGATTCACAGACTAACGGCATAA
- the trm82 gene encoding putative tRNA methyltransferase (WD repeat protein WDR4), with protein MAANFQLPLQCLQYLEKRGAESQRFLIASSGGKIYSYAAETGQRLSSWPQDVDASNANNSKATETETGSEDQAPPEKKRKVSPSEEGPAETSKSTVKASTWSSIPCLVAHSNGDYVIALTAEDKCVRVLRLKDDGTLEQLSERCMPKRPCSIALTDDGNTILCGDKFGDVYSLPLLPGNEPYVAPKLPNRPKVPSATPLTVHSKRNLESLEQQLRYSQKNSTEEKNSLNFQHQLLLGHVSLLTDVAFVTVPQDDNFGKKRSYILTGDRDEHIRVSRYPQAHIIEGYCLGHTAFVTKLCIPQYAPGYLISGGGDDYLLVWKWSEGRILQKVPLVKQESETTQVTVRGIWATSIGGSNIVLVALEGSSNLQCFVLGSDGTLKPQDPIEMSGNVLDVAIMEKDSTIVVSVDCIREKGSTHEWRASPTSPSNLIESFRVKPGTENLEWEPVTESLVTNINMGGSSGIPADADTKQRKELNDVLYSLGNLRKKHGEDD; from the exons ATGGCTGCCAACTTCCAGCTTCCACTCCAATGCCTCCAATATCTGGAGAAACGGGGCGCGGAATCTCAGAGGTTTCTTATTGCGTCATCTGGGGGCAAGATCTACTCCTACGCTGCAGAGACCGGACAGCGTCTCTCTTCCTGGCCGCAAGATGTAGATGCAAGCAATGCAAATAACTCCAAGGCGACTGAGACAGAAACTGGATCGGAAGACCAAGCACcaccagagaagaagagaaaggtttCCCCGTCCGAGGAGGGACCTGCTGAAACTTCCAAGTCAACCGTCAAGGCTTCGACTTGGTCCAGCATCCCTTGTTTAGTTGCGCATTCGAATGGAGATTATGTGATTGCGCTCACTGCAGAAGATAAGTGCGTTCGTGTCCTCCGCTTGAAGGATGATGGCACTCTTGAACAACTAAGCGAAAG ATGTATGCCAAAGAGGCCATGTAGTATCGCTCTTACTGATGACGGTAACACAATCCTCTGTGGTGATAAATTCGGCGATGTTTACTCGCTGCCACTTCTTCCCGGCAATGAGCCATATGTAGCGCCAAAGCTTCCTAATCGGCCAAAGGTTCCTAGCGCAACTCCCCTTACTGTGCATAGTAAGCGGAATCTTGAATCTCTGGAACAGCAGTTGCGCTATAGTCAAAAAAACTCTaccgaagaaaagaacagccTGAATTTCCAGCATCAATTGCTACTTGGCCATGTGTCATTGCTCACGGATGTGGCTTTTGTCACGGTACCTCAGGATGATAATTTCGGTAAAAAGCGCAGTTACATCCTAACTGGAGACCGCGATGAGCATATCCGAGTCTCTCGCTATCCACAGGCTCATATTATCGAAGGTTATTGCCTGGGCCATACTGCATTCGTCACCAAGCTCTGCATTCCCCAATACGCTCCAGGTTATCTCATCTCTGGCGGAGGCGACGATTATTTGCTGGTCTGGAAGTGGAGCGAAGGCCGTATCCTACAGAAGGTTCCCTTAGTGAAGCAGGAATCAGAGACCACACAGGTTACAGTTCGTGGAATTTGGGCGACATCAATCGGTGGATCGAATATAGTACTAGTTGCGCTTGAGGG GTCCTCAAATCTGCAATGCTTCGTGCTTGGCTCGGATGGCACATTAAAACCACAAGACCCAATCGAGATGTCTGGCAACGTATTAGACGTGGCCATCATGGAAAAAGACAGCACAATTGTTGTTTCTGTGGACTGTATCCGTGAAAAGGGCTCGACCCACGAATGGAGAGCCAGCCCAACAAGCCCCTCAAATCTGATTGAATCGTTCCGCGTGAAGCCGGGAACAGAAAACTTGGAGTGGGAGCCGGTCACAGAATCGCTAGTTACCAACATCAACATGGGTGGCTCCTCTGGCATTCCAGCAGATGCCGacacaaagcaaagaaaggaactcAACGATGTGTTGTATAGTTTGGGCAATCTGCGCAAGAAGCATGGGGAGGATGACTGA
- a CDS encoding 60S ribosomal protein uL10 (60S acidic ribosomal protein P0), whose translation MGGKSATKAAYFEKLKSLLDEYKTVFIVGVDNVSSQQMHEIRVSLRGEGVVLMGKNTMVRRAIKGFVTDNPEYERLLPHVKGNVGFIFTNGDLKATKEKILANRVAAPARAGAIAPLDVYVPAGNTGMEPGKTSFFQALGVPTKIARGTIEITTDLKLVEAGAKVGPSEATLLNMLNISPFTYGMTISQVYQEGQTFGADVLDIEEEQLLKAFSSAIQTVTALSLATGFPTLPAVMHYLVNSYKKVLAVAVSTEISWPEIEELKDRIANPDAYAAAAPVAGAGAAAGGDAPAEEKKEEEEEESDDDMGFGLFD comes from the exons ATGGGGGGCAAGTCTGCTACCAAGGCCGCTTActtcgagaagctgaagagccTTCTCGATGAGTACAAGACGGTCTTCATTGTCGGTGTCGACAATGTCAGCTCTCAGCAGATGCACGAGATTCGTGTGAGTCTCcgtggtgagggtgttgtCCTGATGGGTAAGAACACCATG GTTCGCCGTGCCATCAAGGGCTTCGTCACCGACAACCCTGAGTACGAGcgtctccttcctcacgTCAAGG GCAACGTtggtttcatcttcaccaacGGCGACCTCAAGGCcaccaaggagaagatccttgCCAACCGTGTCGCTGCTCCTGCTCGTGCTGGTGCCATCGCTCCTCTCGATGTCTACGTTCCTGCTGGTAACACCGGTATGGAACCCGGTAAGACCTCGTTCTTCCAGGCTCTCGGTGTCCCCACCAAGATTGCTCGTGGTACCATTGAAATTACCACCGATCTTAAGCTCGTTGAGGCCGGCGCTAAGGTCGGTCCCTCCGAGGCTACCCTGCTGAACATGCTCAACATCTCTCCCTTCACCTACGGTATGACCATCTCCCAGGTCTACCAGGAGGGTCAGACCTTCGGTGCCGATGTTCTCGACATCGAGGAGGAGCAGCTCCTTAAGGCTTTCAGCAGCGCTATCCAGACTGTCACTGCCCTCTCTCTGGCCACCGGCTTCCCCACCCTTCCTGCTGTCATGCACTACCTTGTCAACAGCTACAAGAAGGTTCTCGCTGTCGCTGTCTCTACCGAGATCAGCTGGCCCGAGATTGAGGAGCTCAAGGACCGTATCGCCAACCCTGACGCCTACGCCGCCGCCGCTCCTGTTGCCGGTGCCGGTGCTGCCGCTGGCGGTGACGCTCCcgctgaggagaagaaggaggaagaggaggaggagtcCGACGATGACATGGGCTTCGGTCTTTTCGACTAA
- a CDS encoding putative GARP complex subunit Vps53 (late Golgi protein sorting complex, subunit Vps53), whose product MPSNGAADLDPLDAVDYDPIDHLNTIFSHPSTLSSVSHVSQSLLDYEDELDDEIGALVEEQVTSNAESVERIQAAQADLTELFKKIDDVRDRASKTELAITEMTADIKQLDNAKKNLTQSMTALKRLQMLTTAYDQLRVLGKTRQYRDCAQLLQAVIQLMAHFKSYRSIDQIALLSRNVADIQRELLEQVCEDFELAFAKGEVGQKRVVLSEGCLVMDALGEHAKSRLVTWYCNFQLREYRQVFRNNEEAGSLDNISRRYSWFRRILKIYDEEYAAIWPISWRVDEILANIFCEGTREDFRGILSHSVRNGQTIDVNLLLSCLQETLDFEHTLERRFVNPSRPSTDTFTSAEAPVFGQAISEAFEPYLSVWVEAQDKQLAALIPKYRQQPIRPPDEDFDSNIVIASSTELFTFYRLSLQQCAKLSTGGSLADLAKVFAKYLDQYAQQVLLFYISERPTGTTPSKVPSLEDLISVLNTADYCYTTCNQLEEKIKGRLDKNLKQSVDLQSQADSFMGIASAAVRCLVRMVEVELEPSWREMRNTPWNRLESVSDQSTYVSELLTKLNAKSSEILQLLHKQQYARAFADHVVELISNVFVSNIFLCKPVSETGAEQMLLDGYTLKTGLSSLLPAPAPASFVKRVNNSFMKIETLLKTLQVQPSPPEALVQAYLIHIKDSSNTNFRKILELKGIRSRQEQNQLVELFQIHRASDRHAPNLQQSNPILTAFQTTPTSSSNQGLGLGTAAASIGASNLPTRFDPSMLGSAIISAAKDGVDRFGTPMSSTGNPGAGGAPGSTSTTPVSPGPFAQLQSTAENATAGNLNENLKNIGKFFRRDLGGFGGRFGRGGDDGS is encoded by the exons ATGCCCTCCAACGGAGCGGCGGATCTCGATCCTCTCGACGCAG TGGATTACGATCCAATTGACCACCTAAATACCATATTCTCCCACCCCTCCACGCTGTCCTCCGTCTCCCACGTTTCCCAGTCCCTCCTAGACTACGaagatgagctggatgacGAGATCGGCGCGCTGGTGGAGGAACAAGTCACCTCGAATGCGGAAAGCGTCGAGCGCATACAGGCTGCTCAGGCAGATTTGACGGAGTTATTCAAGAAGATTGACGATGTGCGCGACCGCGCGTCCAAAACCGAGCTGGCCATCACCGAGATGACGGCGGATATCAAGCAGCTGGACAATGCAAAGAAGAACCTCACGCAATCCATGACAGCCCTGAAGAGGCTACAAATGCTGACGACGGCATACGATCAGCTCCGTGTCCTCGGTAAGACAAGGCAGTACCGGGACTGTGCCCAATTACTGCAGGCGGTTATCCAGCTCATGGCGCACTTCAAGTCGTACCGATCCATTGATCAGATCGCTCTTCTCAGTAGAAATGTGGCAGATATACAACGGGAGCTGTTGGAGCAGGTCTGTGAAGACTTCGAGTTGGCGTTTGCTAAGGGTGAGGTTGGACAGAAGAGGGTCGTGCTTTCGGAGGGCTGTCTCGTAATGGACGCTTTGGGGGAGCATGCAAAGTCCAGGCTGGTGACCTGGTATTGCAATTTTCAGCTACGGGAGTATCGACAGGTGTTCAGAAACAACGAAGAGGCGGGCTCCCTGGACAACATCTCGCGGAGGTATTCATGGTTTCGTCGTATATTGAAAATCTACGATGAGGAATACGCAGCGATATGGCCGATTTCTTGGAGGGTTGATGAGATTTTGGCGAACATATTTTGTGAAGGGACTCGGGAAGATTTCAGGGgcattctttcccactcAGTGCGAAATGGGCAGACAATCGATGTCAACCTATTGCTTTCGTGCTTGCAGGAGACTCTAGATTTTGAGCATACTTTGGAGCGGCGATTTGTCAATCCATCCCGCCCGTCCACCGACACTTTCACCTCGGCTGAAGCACCTGTCTTTGGCCAGGCCATTTCAGAGGCCTTTGAGCCCTATTTAAGCGTATGGGTTGAGGCTCAAGATAAGCAGTTGGCTGCTCTTATACCGAAATATCGGCAGCAACCCATCAGACCGCCAGATGAGGATTTTGATTCCAATATCGTGATAGCGTCCTCTACGGAGCTTTTTACCTTCTACAGGCTCTCTCTACAGCAATGTGCGAAACTCTCGACGGGCGGGAGCCTTGCCGACTTGGCCAAAGTCTTCGCAAAGTATCTCGATCAATATGCCCAGCAAGTCCTCTTATTTTATATCAGTGAGAGGCCTACCGGCACTACTCCATCCAAGGTGCCATCTCTGGAGGACCTCATTTCTGTTCTCAACACTGCAGATTACTGCTACACCACCTGCAATCAACTAGAGGAAAAGATCAAGGGCAGGCTCGACAAGAATTTGAAACAGTCAGTCGACCTGCAGAGCCAGGCGGATTCATTCATGGGCATCGCGTCTGCTGCTGTTCGGTGTCTTGTGCGGATGGTCGAGGTCGAGCTAGAGCCCTCCTGGCGAGAAATGCGCAATACACCTTGGAATCGGCTTGAGAGTGTTAGCGATCAGAGCACGTACGTCAGTGAACTCTTGACCAAGCTAAATGCCAAGTCCTCCGAGATCTTGCAGTTGCTGCATAAACAACAGTACGCGCGAGCTTTCGCGGATCATGTCGTAGAGTTGATATCAAACGTATTCGTTTCAAATATCTTTCTGTGCAAGCCGGTCTCGGAGACCGGGGCAGAGCAA ATGCTCCTGGACGGATACACACTCAAAACCGGCCTCTCATCTCTTTTACCGGCTCCCGCCCCGGCAAGCTTCGTTAAGCGTGTCAACAACAGCTTCATGAAGATCGAGACTCTCCTCAAGACTCTCCAAGTCCAACCATCGCCTCCAGAAGCTCTAGTGCAAGCATACTTAATCCACATCAAAGACAGCAGCAACACGAACTTCCGCAAGATCCTCGAACTCAAAGGAATCCGCAGTCGACAAGAGCAAAACCAGCTCGTAGAACTCTTCCAGATCCACCGTGCATCAGACCGTCACGCACCGAACCTTCAGCAAAGCAACCCCATTCTCACAGCCTTTCAAACCACACCCACCTCCTCTTCAAATCAAGGGCTAGGACTCGGAACCGCCGCAGCCTCAATCGGCGCATCCAACCTCCCCACCCGCTTCGACCCATCCATGTTGGGCTCTGCTATCATCTCAGCCGCCAAAGACGGTGTCGACCGATTCGGAACTCCTATGTCCTCGACTGGAAACCCCGGCGCAGGTGGTGCCCCAGgatcaacatccaccacTCCGGTATCACCAGGACCATTCGCACAACTACAGAGCACCGCCGAAAACGCCACTGCAGGCAACCTGAACGAGAACCTGAAAAATATTGGCAAGTTCTTCCGTCGGGACCTGGGTGGATTCGGTGGTCGGTTTGGGAGGGGTGGTGATGACGGTAGCTGA
- a CDS encoding mRNA export factor mexA (mRNA export factor TAP/MEX67): protein MDAGSTQGRVKKARGDSSRSVATGPRAHTRDRALDAIQKAISSNTSSQANVRQGGRGSNLEQVSIRGWKQSKAASNRDGGIESLITFLEKKLNSSDSKAGSRARITKSRVEGDAFIVSIRSELLDRMLKMNGFSFAGAPLTIQTYDPSANGMDQTMLSEVSRNSGAPSTADTKSKMTAILSKRYFQQQKLLNLSKLGSDPDLLAMGIFDSTSTESKFFPALMKVWEMNFDSSTARREAVESVSLADNQLANITVVTTLAQSFPDLKNLDLSNNNFKDSQSLIGWRWKFRNLEFLDLTGTPFSADPTFKDTMLKWYPKLRFLNNTEVRTAEEVAAQKKTPIPVQAPHFQDESQIGENFVKAFFVGYDNNRTDLLNGVYDNNSTFSLNVNTTAPRAQQTETAAWDPYIKKSRNLLKINHLPARMSRSFVGADKIREMWNSLPQTRHPDIGAQPEEWLIECFPIPGLPDPSGQSPTGVGGLLIMVHGKFEEINGPKVDLRSFDRTFILGPGGGMGGIRVINDILCLRAHGGHEAWMLEQPIVQATQPGQPPVQPPVAPPVAPDGYGMPAPGKPDAQVQQEQLVMQISTKTGMTLPYSEMALSGNGWNLDAALKNFEELKPFFAVFLKF, encoded by the exons ATGGACGCAGGCTCTACTCAAGGCCGTGTAAAAAAGGCGCGCGGGGATTCTAGCCGCTCGGTGGCTACTGGACCACGGGCCCACACACGCGACAGGGCACTCGACGCTATCCAAAAGGCTATCTCGAGCAACACAAGTTCTCAGGCAAACGTCCGACAAGGTGGCCGAGGTAGTAATCTGGAACAAGTTAGCATTCGAGGATGGAAACAGAGCAAGGCAGCGTCCAACCGCGACGGTGGCATTGAAAGTCTAATCACCTTCCTCGAAAAGAAACTCAACTCATCCGACTCGAAAGCTGGCTCCCGCGCAAGGATCACAAAG TCGCGGGTTGAAGGCGATGCTTTCATAGTATCTATCCGGTCGGAGTTGTTGGACAGGATGCTGAAAATGAATGGCTTCAGTTTTGCAGGAGCTCCCCTTACGATCCAGACATATGATCCCTCCGCCAATGGAATGGACCAAACGATGCTATCCGAAGTGTCGCGGAATAGCGGTGCCCCCTCGACCGCCGATACCAAGTCCAAGATGACTGCGATCTTGAGCAAACGCTATTTTCAACAGCAGAAATTGCTCAACCTCTCTAAGCTTGGCAGCGACCCGGACCTGTTAGCAATGGGAATATTTGATAGCACATCTACCGAGTCCAAGTTCTTCCCGGCGTTGATGAAAGTATGGGAAATGAATTTCGATAGCTCTACAGCGCGACGTGAAGCTGTGGAGAGTGTCAGCCTTGCCGACAATCAGCTCGCAAATATTACGGTCGTCACGACATTAGCTCAATCATTCCCTGATCTAAAGAACCTTGACTTATCGAATAACAACTTTAAAGACTCTCAGTCCTTAATtggatggagatggaagtTCCGAAATCTGGAGTTCCTTGACCTCACCGGTACCCCTTTCAGCGCAGATCCTACTTTCAAGGACACCATGCTCAAGTGGTATCCTAAACTACGATTTTTGAACAACACGGAAGTTCGGACGGCGGAGGAAGTGGCCgcgcagaagaagacacCAATTCCTGTTCAGGCGCCGCATTTCCAGGACGAATCTCAAATCGGAGAGAACTTTGTCAAGGCCTTCTTTGTTGGTTATGACAACAACCGTACTGACCTTCTGAACGGTGTATACGACAACAATTCCACGTTCTCGCTCAATGTTAACACCACTGCTCCGAGAGCCCAGCAGACTGAAACTGCGGCCTGGGATCCTTACATCAAGAAGAGTAGAAATTTACTCAAGATCAATCATCTTCCTGCGAGGATGTCTCGTTCCTTTGTCGGTGCGGACAAAATCCGTGAGATGTGGAACAGCCTTCCTCAAACACGACATCCCGACATAGGAGCTCAGCCCGAAGAATGGCTTATCGAATGTTTCCCCATCCCTGGGCTTCCAGATCCTTCCGGACAGAGCCCGACTGGCGTGGGTGGACTTCTTATCATGGTGCATGGAAAATTTGAAGAGATCAATGGGCCGAAGGTTGACCTTCGGAGTTTCGACCGGACATTCATCCTTGGACCTGGCGGAGGCATGGGCGGTATTAGGGTGATCAACGATATTCTTTGTCTACGGGCTCATGGGGGCCATGAAGCATGGATGTTAGAGCAGCCAATTGTCCAAGCAACCCAACCCGGACAACCCCCTGTCCAACCACCGGTTGCTCCTCCGGTTGCTCCCGATGGTTACGGTATGCCGGCACCAGGCAAACCGGATGCCCAGGTGCAACAAGAGCAACTGGTCATGCAAATAAGCACTAAGACGGGCATGACCCTGCCATACTCTGAAATGGCACTTTCCGGCAACGGTTGGAATTTGGACGCTGCTTTGAAGAATTTTGAGGAGCTCAAG CCCTTCTTCGCTGTATTCCTTAAATTTTAG
- a CDS encoding retrograde cargo receptor ERV46 (COPII vesicle protein) produces MPAKSRFTRLDAFAKTVEDARIRTTSGGIITIASLLAILWLVWGEWVDYRRVVVLPELVVDKSRGEKMEIHLNMTFPRLPCELLTLDVMDVSGEQQTGVVHGINKVRLSSPAEGGHVIDVKALELHSEQEAAKHLDPNYCGDCGGVPQPGGEKRCCNTCEEVREAYAQQQWAFGKGENIEQCEREGYAQRLDAQRREGCRLEGVLRVNKVVGNFHIAPGRSFTSGNVHVHDLENYFEGDLPDAEKHTMTHIIHQLRFGPQLPDELSDRWQWTDHHHTNPLDSTQQETSDPAYNFMYFVKVVSTSYLPLGWDPLFSSAVHSAYEDSPLGSHGIAYGSQSSIETHQYSVTSHKRSLRGGDASDEGHKERLHAANGIPGVFFNYDISPMKVINKEARPKTFTGFLTGVCAIIGGTLTVAAALDRGLYEGALRVKKLHSS; encoded by the exons ATGCCTGCCAAATCGCGATTCACGAGGCTCGATGCTTTCGCCAAGACGGTTGAGGATGCTCGCATCCGTACCACCTCCGGCGGAATCATTACCATAGCCTCACTTTTGGCTATTCTATGGCTTGTGTGGGGAGAATGGGTGGACTACAGGCGGGTGGTGGTACTCCCTGAGTTGGTAGTCGATAAGTCGAGAG gagagaaaatggagatTCATTTGAACATGACCTTTCCACGGCTCCCGTGCGAGCTTCTTACCCTCGATGTGATGGATGTCTCTGGTGAGCAACAGACCGGCGTAGTGCATGGCATCAATAAGGTGCGCCTGAGTTCTCCTGCAGAGGGCGGTCACGTCATTGATGTCAAAGCTTTGGAACT TCACTCGGAGCAAGAAGCGGCGAAACATCTCGACCCTAACTACTGCGGCGACTGCGGCGGAGTCCCGCAGCCTGGCGGCGAGAAGCGATGCTGTAACACCTGTGAGGAGGTGCGGGAGGCCTATGCACAACAACAATGGGCATTCGGGAAGGGCGAAAACATTGAACAATGTGAACGCGAGGGCTATGCGCAGCGTCTGGACGCCCAACGACGCGAGGGTTGCCGTCTTGAAGGTGTCCTCCGCGTGAACAAGGTGGTCGGAAACTTCCACATCGCACCAGGCCGGAGTTTCACGAGTGGAAATGTCCATGTGCATGACCTTGAGAACTACTTCGAGGGTGACCTTCCCGACGCCGAGAAACACACCATGACCCATATCATCCATCAGCTGCGGTTTGGCCCCCAGTTGCCAGATGAGCTGTCGGATCGCTGGCAGTGGACCGACCATCACCACACCAACCCGCTCGACAGCACCCAGCAGGAGACTAGCGACCCCGCGTATAATTTTATGTACTTCGTTAAAGTCGTTTCGACTTCCTATTTGCCGCTGGGTTGGGATCCGTTGTTCTCCTCGGCCGTCCATAGCGCCTACGAGGATTCTCCGCTGGGTAGCCATGGTATTGCATATGGCTCCCAGAGCAGCATCGAAACACACCAGTACTCGGTGACCTCCCACAAGCGGTCTCTGAGGGGCGGTGACGCTTCCGATGAAGGTCACAAGGAGCGTCTGCATGCTGCAAATGGCATCCCTGGTGTTTTCTTCAACTACGATATCTCCCCCATGAAAGTTATTAACAAGGAGGCACGGCCCAAGACTTTCACTGGGTTTTTAACCGGTGTCTGCGCAATCATCGGCGGTACTCTTACTGTCGCAGCTGCCCTAGACCGTGGTCTATATGAGGGTGCTCTGAGGGTTAAGAAGCTCCATTCGAGTTAG